The Nicotiana tabacum cultivar K326 unplaced genomic scaffold, ASM71507v2 Un00089, whole genome shotgun sequence genome contains the following window.
CTTATGGCGAATGCCATATTTCTCCAACAACCTTTCAAAGGCTCGGTTGCAGAAGTGGGCGCCTCCATCACTGATGATCGCTcttggagtgccaaatcgggtgaataATTTTTCTTAGAAAACCAATAACTCCCTTTGCATCATTTGTTGGGAGTGCCAcgacttctacccattttgagacatagtccacaGCTAGCGGTATGTATTTGTTGCCATATGAGCtgacaaatggtcccataaaatcgaTTCCCCATACATCAAATACTTTCACCTCTTGAATTgcgttcatgggcatctcatgtcaAGGGGTAATATTCCCCATCCGTTGGCACTCATCACATCCCTTTACCGAAAAGTGTGGATCTTTAAACAACGGCGGCCAATAAAATCCCGACTTCAATACTTTAACAGCTGTTCTTACTCCTCCAAAATGGCCTTCATAAGGCGAagcatgacatgcctgcaaaacaaAAGCTTGATCTATCTTGGGAATACATCTCTGGATCATGTTATTAATACAAATCCTAAATAAATATGGTTCATCCCAGAAATACATGCAacaatcacgaaagaactttttcttatGCATAAAGGACAAGTCATAGGGAACAATATCGCTGGCCAGGTAGTTTGCAATATCGGCATACCATGGCGCTACCTCAAGGCTCGTGGCTAAAAGTTATTCATCTGGGAAAGTCTCCATAATCTCTTCCAACTCAACCCTCTTTTCAACTCCTTCAAGCCTAGACAAGTGATCAGCAACTTGGTTTTCCGTTCCCTTTTGGTCACAAATTTCCAAGTCAAACTCTTGCAGCAGTAGCACCCATCGAATCAGGCTCAACTTTGACTTCTTTTTCAGAATTAGGTACTTGAGAGCAGCATGGTTAGTATAAACAATTACTTCAGAGCCTATCAGGTATGACTTGAATTTGTCAAATACGAACACCACTGCTAGCATCTCTTTCTCGGTCATTGTGTAATTCAGTTGGGCACCACCAGTCCCTTCTTCAACTCCTCAAAAGCTACCCTgcagtcatcagaaaacacaaaaagggtgatctttttcaagcaatttacacaaagggttagcaattttggaaaagTCTTTTATAATCTGCCTGTAGAAGCCAGCGTGACCAAGGAAATTTCTTATGGCCTTGACGGAAGTGggtggaggcaacttctcaattacATCAACCTTAGAACAATCCACTTCAATGCCCTTACTTGATACCAGgtgtcccaagactataccttcttgtaccatgaaatgacatttttcccagtTCAGTACCAGATTAGTCTCTATACACCTCTTCAAAACTCTTTTCAAATTCAATAGGCAGTCATCAAATgagttccccaccactgagaaatcatccataaaaacctccattatgtcctctaccatatctgtgaagatggctatcatgcacctttggaatgtggcggtgcattgcataggccaaacggcATTCTCTGAAAGGCATATATACTATACGGATAGGTAAATGACATTTTCTTTCTATCCTCTGGGGAAATAGAGATCTggttataccccgagtatccatctaGGAAGCAGAAGtgagacctccctgccaatctatcTAACATGTGACCAATGAATGGCATCagaaaatggtcttttcgggtggccttGTTCAATCTTTTATAATCCATACAAATTCGCCATCCCGTAATTTTTTTTGTTGAGATCAACTTGTTGTTCTCCTTTTGCACTACAGTCATCCCACCCTTCTTTAGCACACACTGAACTGGGCTGACCCAGTTGCTGTCAaagatggggaagatgattccTGCATctaatcacttctttcttcaccacttctttcatgttggCGTTCatccttctttgatgttctctggacGGTTTGTGCCCATATTGTagtagaatcttatgcatacaaaatgTTGGGCTGGCACCCTTTATGTGTGCAATGGTCCACCCAATtgcagtcttgcactccttcagaacctgcaaaagttgttctacCTGCACGTCTAATAAACCAGATAAGATAATAATAGGTAATGTCGAGCtaggtcccaagaaagcatacctAAGGTGAGATGGTAACGATTTTAGCTCCAACTGTGGTGGCTCTTCAATTGATGGCTTAGCTGGACGagtctttctttcttctaagtgtaaaggatcgaattcgagctctcttttcGAGTACCCTTGGCCTTCAAAGGACAAAACCCACTCCGCCAAGTCCTCACTATCTACTTCTTCTAAGTTCATAAGGCAGGCTACTAGGGGGTCTTTTGCGTTCAGTGCCTCATCTTTCTCCTCCATAATCACATCCACGGCTTCAATCAGAGAGCAATTAGCAAACTCACTGGGTTGCCGCATATACTTCTGCACATTACATTATTTATTCATTGTTTAGTCTCATCTTtagctccccagtttcacaatcaatcagAGATCTCCCTGTGTCCaagaatggccttcccaaaattatgggaatctcttcatcaacctggcagtccaaaatgacaaaatctGCTGGAAACACAAACTTTCCAACCTGCACAAGTACATCATCAAGTATACCTGATGCCCTCTTCACCATTCGGTCGGCTAGCTGTAGTAACATGGATGTGGGTATTTCTCTTCAAATGCCTAACCTTTTATAGATAgacaagggcatcaagtttattCTCGCCCCCAAATCATACAATACTTTAGCAAAAGCATAGCTGCCTATTGTGCACaggattgtgaaactccctgggtcGGATAGCTTATCAACTATGGGTCTCGTCACGATAGCACTATAAGTCTTAGTCAGTGTAACAGTTGCCAAGTCTTGAAAGTCGAACTTgcgagacatcaagtccttcttcatttttgcataaccaggaATATCCCTCGAGGCATCAATCAATGTGATGTTCACCTGAATCTGCTtcaacatctccatgaatttcttataTATACTCATCCTTCTGATATTTGGCCAGCCTTTGCGGGAAGGGTGCCGGGGGTCACTTCTTTCCTATGGTTTGAGTTATATCCTGCTCAGGCACTTTTTCTAATGCCTTCTCTTGCACTTTCTCAGTCTTATTTGCAACCTTTTTTTCCTTGTTTAGTTCCTCCTGGGCTGGTTGCACTCTTACTTCTGTTAGCTTAGTTGACTCATCTACCCCAATTGGCACTGACACAAGTATTTTAGTTGGTCGGCCCTCTCGAGAAATTTCTTGCACTAAATCAAGATCTCTACCATTTCTTAGACTCACAACCATCAACTGCTTCGGGCCCTGCTCTTTCGGGTTAACATGTGTGTCCGCATGTAACGTCCCTTGATGACAATTGTTAAGGGCCATGGATATTTGCCCTAGTTGAATCTCAATGCCCTTGATAGTTGAGTCATGTGATACTACCTTTTCGTGCATCTGGTGTGCCTTTTCTTGCATCTGGTGGACCTTTTCTTCCATTTCCCGCTGGACCCAATGAGTTCTTGCAGCATTCCTTTAATTTTGAATAACCCATCATCTTGTCTCACtatctgttgttgttgaggttgttgataagcTAGTTGTTGATTCTGCTAATTGTACCCTTATTTTCATTGATAAGGCACAACCTGACCCTGTGGTCGTACAACTCCGagattattattattgtattgttGTTGTGCTGGCCTATATTGTTGATTCTGTTGTCCCCAAGTCTGACCACTTTGTCTCTGGCCTCCATAGTTGCCCACATAGTTCATATTCTCTTGATAGTTATGATTGTCCCTCTCACCACTCCACGAGCACACATATGGCTGATTAATGCATGGTGTGCATAATCCTCCATTTGTCGTGTCAACTATGTGCACCTGCTTTTGGCCTGACTCATCAATCTTTTTGGTTAGGATACTCAATTGCGTCATCATGGTAGCCATATTCGTTGCCATGAAGTTGTTTGGGTTTAGCGCTACTGAGTGAACTACTTGAGTGATTGTAAAGTCTCTTATCTTCCATCCTGAGTTTTGAACCATTTTATCAAGTAAGACCTTACATTCTTTGAATGATTTGCTCGAAAATGctccacctgctgaagcatcaacattgtcCTTCTAGCTGTCTGTCAATCCCATATTGAACCTTTGCCCCAACATCTGATCAGGAATGCCATGGTATGGACACTTGACCAACATCCCCTTAAACCTCTCCCACGTTTCTTGCAATGTTTCAGCTGGTTTCTGCAtgaagctcaatatctcatcaacttgcttggcagtcttattgggtgggtagAATTTGTTAAAAAACTGCtcgactaattcctcccaagtagtgatggagtttATGAGGAGAGAATTAACCCAAGTCTGAGCTTCTCCCGTCACTGAGAATTAAAAACCACAACAGTCTTATTGCTTCCAGTGTCATGCTCCTCCTACTACGAGAGTAAACCAAGATGTCGTTAATAACACTATCATAAatagtccaaataaggcttgaccACCTAGTTCATAAAATCTATGAATGCTACTGGAGCACtagtcaaaccaaatgacatcaccaagaactcataatgatcataacGAGTCATAAAAGCTATCTTAAGGATATTcgaagccctaatcttcaactaatgataacccgatttcaaatcaatcttagagaatacccttaGCACactgaagctaatcaaacaaatcatcaatacaaggcaatggatacttgttcttgatagtaaacttgttcaactgcctataattaaTGTACATTCTCATAgcaccatccttcttcttcacaaacaacacaggtgctccccaagGAGAAACACTCAATCTAaggaatcccttatcaagaaaatcttgcaacttcttctttaattccttcaactccactagaGCCATGCGGTAGGGTAGAATAGATATGGCTATGTGCCAGAaactaagtcaataccaaaatcaatcaCCCTATTTAGTGGCATACCCGGCAAATACATGCGGAACACCTTTGAGAACTCTGTCATAGCTGATACTGAACCATAGAAGaaacctctgcactagaatcccgaataaaagacaaatatgctagacatcccttcttaaccatacgccgagccttcaaaatgaaatcaccctaccaaTAGAATGACCAAGATACCCTCTCTACTCTAATCTATGCAACTCCGGTATAGCTAAAGTCACaatcttagtgtgacaatccgAGATAGCATGATacaaagataaccaatccatgccaagaatcacctcaaaatcaaccatatccaacaACAAAACATCAACGATCGTATCATATCATTTAATAGTAACTACACAAGACCGACAACCccaatctaccataatagaatctccAATAagcgtagacacataaataggaatatcCAAAGAATCACGAGTCATACCCAAATATGatgcaaagtaagatgacacatacgaataagtagaacctaGATCAAACAATACCGTAGCATCTATATGATagactaaaacaatacatgtAAATACTGCATCGGTTACAACTGCCTCTGAGACTACTAGGAAAAGCATAACAATGAGCCTGGCCTTCACCCGCCTAGACTCCACCTCTAGGGTAACCTCTAACTGCATGAACTCTAATTCTAGCTGGTTGGGCAAATGGTGTAGCAACTAGAGTAGAATCATAGCCTAAGTACCATCCTGAGATATACCACTCCAAAGCCTGGGATAATCCCTCATTATATGCCTCGAATCTCTACCCTAGCTACTCCTCTACTGGTGTGGCTGCTAGGACTGAGTCTTACCCAGACGACCAGAATACCCCCTTAAAGAACCACGTATGGTAGATATTCCATATGACAATTATCCTAAATGAGCACTCTGGAACCCATGGCTAACTGTTGAAATGGCCTGCcaagatggcctctaccataatgGCCCTTTTCCCAAAAGTGGGCACCACTAAATCCTCTAGTACCATGAGGCTTCTTGGACTctctctcctctcctctctctctctctctctctctctctctctctctctctctctctctctctctctctctctctcccctaCCTAGGGATACACTCCAACCTCCTTGCAATCTCTATAGCCTGGTAAAAGGTAGtctccatctcaacctctcgTGCCATCCTATACATGATACCGTAATtaagaccctcaataaaccttCATACCTTCTCCATCTCGGAGGGAATCGGAAAAGCTGCATCGCACGACAACTCTGTTTATCATATTGAGTAATTGTCTTAACATCCAACTGCAAGTGCTCGAACTAACTGCATTGCTCGTGTCTCCAAGTGAGTAGAATGAACTTCTCCAGaaaaagagtcaaaaactgagtccaagtgagagGAAGTGACCCTGCTGGTCTACTCTGCTCATAAGTATGCCACCACATCTTGATTGGCCCTCttaattgaaaagtagtgaaatcaACTACATTGGACTCCACAAGGCCCAAGTTGCGAAAACTCTCATGGCCctatccaaaaagtcctgagcatcagTTGTGGGATTACAATCAAATGTGGAAGATCTAACTGCAGGAACCGATTCATCATCTTCTACTCATCAACAAATACAATAGGCCTAGCCTCAGGCCTAACCACAATAATAGGCTGAACTATCTCAACTGGTAGAATAACAAGAACTCCTAGAGTCTGAAACATAGCGACGGCTAGCTTTGAAGTGTGAGTAGATGGGGTCTGTGCTACCCCTCCAGCTTAAGAAGTAGCGAGGACCACAGAAATTATCCTGACCTATGAAATCGTCGAAGTAAATTAAAATCTAAACCATAGTGTCCTAAAGCACTAGAGTAGCATTAAATCCCTTGAAACCTGAGTTGGACCCGGTGGAACAACCTGATCTGGAACTTGGTCCACCTTTGGAGTTATAGGTGGCTCCTCAAAAACGACCCTAGCACGAGCATGAGTAGCTGCATGTGCTTCACCTCTAGGTTCCTTTGCACGTGCCTTAGTCTAGGTTCCAGCCCTATCTCTgcccctacctctacctctagtagCGGCTGGCTCCTACTTACCAGTTACAGATgaacgcgtcctcaccatctatgagataaTAATAGAGTAAAAATTCAAACATCAAGATGAAACAAAGTGGCACATCGAGGAataaagaaagtgaagtttcctaaatgtcTCATCCCCTTCTGGAAGATAAATagagacgtctccataccgatccacaagattctactagacatgCTCATGACCCATAGCacccatgaacctagagctctgataccaactttgacacgatccaaaatctcaccattgtcgtgatgacacctaacccaacccgctagataaGCCAACATCCAAATTAACCAAAATAAGTAAGACATGGGGTAAAATGCAAACATGATATAAATAAAGCATAATAAGTCTCACAACATCAACCAACAGTGGTAATACTACAAAATAACTCCCAAAAATCTGGTAGTATGAAGTCATGAGATACTAAGAGAAAATACAACTGAGTCTCATAAGTACAATAGTACTATATGAATAAGATAAACAgtatgaaaatgaaaagaaggtgACTTCAACGGTCTACGGTTGATCAAGCAGTACTACCTCAAGTCTCTTAAGTCAGTTATTGGGCACCCTCCTGAAATTCACTAGTGCCAATGCAAGAttatgcacaaaaatatgtagaagtgtagtatgagtatgaagACAatgtgtactcaataagtatcaagactaatctcggtgaAGCAGTTGCGAGATTCAAGTCATATGATACTCAATAGCAAATATACCTATACAGTTCAAGCATATACATAGCAAGCAATGGAAAGAGTTATACCATGAATTATACATTAAATCATGAATCGTACTATCTCGCCTACCAAAACCAATGCACATAACAGAGGCATCAAGTAGGAGTTTAGAAGATATGCATAGAAAATATATACTccttctgtttcaatttagatgacacaattttcttattagtctgtttaaaaaagaatgacacattctatatttgaaaataatttaactttaaactttttattttactcacattacccttaatgaaaagtttttataGCCATAAAAAAGTTATTGCCTCACAAAACTTTTGCCCCTTAAGCTTTTAGGACCAGATATtccaaaagtcttctttttttccttaaactttatgccaagtcaaactacatcatctaaattgaaacggagggagtaaaatGCATGGTATAAAATAAAGGATTCACTTCGGAGATCAAAGCTTCCACCTTTACGTCCAACTCATCAACCAATACCATCCCAAACTGACGCTCATTAGTGTCTCATAAACTCTGTATGTACGCCACCAAGAGAGAACATAGGAGAGCGAACCTAGGGGTGGATCTGTTTTCACACGTtgtacggcagaaacctcgttcCATAATGATGTCGATTCGCTCATAAAGTCCAAATGTGCCATGGGCATACCAATATATATCAAGATCTTTGTCTCCAAGAATGTATGCATATGCTCAAGAGATAATAAATAATATGCACAAGGACATAATAAATAGAGTTACAGATGTATGTTTAAGATGTAAAGTATGACTACAACTAAATCATGTATATCAACATCTCAAGAATAGGCCGTCATGCCAAATGATGATATCATAAActtaaacatgatctctagcatgaataAATATGCTCACGTAGTCATACAATCAAAATAAAGCACAAGTCAAAAAGAATACACAGCTAAACAAGCCATAGAGAAGCTAAAAATCTACCCCGAACATGAATAAACTATGACAcccgcatatacactcgtcacctcgcatataagTTTTCCTCAACACGCTACAATTAGCAAACAAGGTCATATCCTAAGGCATTTTTCCTCAAACTAAgattaggaaagatacttacctcttcCGAAATAAGCCTCCATCGTCCAATAAGACATTCCCTCTATCCGTGACCTCTAAACCCTCTAAATCTAGCCAACAATACTTAACAAGGTCAAATAAAGTCataaaaattaatttcaaataataaagcttcaataattaaatctcaaaaagtcaacaaaagtcaactcgggcccACATGGTTAAAATCCGCATCTAGGGTTGAATCTTGTTGAATAACTCCACGAAtccaaatatgtgattaattTCCAAATTTGAGTCTAAATTAGtattcaaaacatcaaaatacacTCTTTTAAGTTGTAgacaaaataccaaattttaccTTTTAATTCCATAGTTTTGGTGTAGAAATCTACGAAAAATCAAGATATATGATCAAATCCAAATAAAAATTACTTAATCTCAAGATTGTAGTAAAATCCCTCTTCAAGATCTCCTCTTCCCgttctccaaaactcaaaaatggtaaaaatagGCTAAATCCCGAAATCTGGATATAATATACCCTAAAGCCACAATGTGAGTTGTGTTCACGACCTAGTGCCACACGATCACGAAGAGAAACCATGCAAACACCTATGAGATCACGACCCTCTGCATAAGATCGCAAAGAGAAACACCATGGCCCCCAGAATCCTCCTACGCAGTCACGAACATCCTCGTGCGATCGTGATGCTTCACCAGTTAACACTACATGATCGCGAGCTTTCCCGCGCAATCGCGAAGGACAAAACTTCCCCTAGAAAAACCTTTTACGCCATTGAAACACAATCCATGTGATCGCGATTCACACCACTAACAACAGAAAACTAGAAAATCCAACTTAGCtcaaaatgatctgaaatcaccccgaaactcaaccgagcccctcgggaccccgtctaatcatTCTAACAAGTCTGTATACCCTACACAAACTTGTCCAGTGTCTCAAATTACTAAAAAATAACATCAACACCAATAATCGAGCACCTGACCAAAAATCTCAAATTCTCTTAagtttaaaattccaactttggACTAAAAGCACCGAATCAACTCCAATCCTCCCGTGACCTGAACTAAAAATACGTACAAGTCCAATATCATCATACAAATTTATTGGAACCTTAACAATATTAATCTGGGATTTTTTTACGCGTAATATTGACGTTGGTTAACTCTTCTAACCTTATGCCTCTAATTAGGAACTAAGTATTTTTAATCACCCTGGAACCCCTCGGGAACCAAACCAGCCATCCCAACAAGTTATAAATTATCAAACAAATATACGAAAAGTCTCAAATAGGGGaatgaagttctaaagttcaaaACGACTAGTTGAATCATTACACTTAATTGCCCTAGGACTATATTTGTCATGTCTAGGCAATATAGTGGCAAAGCACAAACAACTTACCACTCTCATATGTGACAAATAAGAACTTTCCGATATAACAACTCAAAAGGATATTTGTTACCCaaaacagttaaagaaattctgtTGATAAAGTACATAGCCGCCTTAATGCAACAACACCAAAATCTAGCAAGCAAACCTGCTTGAAACTTGATAGCTCTAGCTGTCTCAAGGATATGTCTATGCCTCCTTTCAACCACTCCATTATGCGGTGGGGTGTAGGGGCAAGAACTCTGATGAACAATCCCATGCACCCTAAAAATTCTCTACAAATACTATTAAAGAATTCCGAGCCATTATCAGACCTAAATATCTTAATTTTGCAACCAAACTGATTCAAAACCATAGCAATGAAAGATTTAATTAAGCTTGAGACATCAAATTTAACTCTCATCATAAAATTCCATGTCCACCCGGAGTAATTTctataataataaagaaaaatctcATACCATTATAAGTAGAAACTCTAAAAGGACCTCATACATCAAGATGAGCTAACAGGAAGGGTTCTGTTGATCTATTGGTACTATGAGAAAATTGAACTCTAGTTTGTCTACTTAAAGGACAAATATCAATGCTCTAAATGAAAATTACTAGTTTTCTAAAACATATGAAGCTTTCTTAATACAACCATGGGTACATGACCCATCCTTTTATATCAAATATATGAACCTTTTATTGTATGAGTTATCATAGATGCTCTTAGTTGCTTTAGCTTGTACATTGGACTACAACACATAAAGGCCTTCGTGTTCCTTCGCCTTCATCTTCCCACTGAAAAGGTCCTGAAAGAGGAAATAATCAGGATAGAAGGATGCAAAATATCTTAGATCCTTTGTCACTTTGAAAACCGAAAGCAGGTTAAATTTAAAATTTGGCACATATAGGACATCCTTAAGTATGTCACCTCCGGTCAAAGAACAACTCCCAACATGACTGATTTAAGCAGAGTCACCAGTTGACATCTGCACTTGACCCGCATTTCCTACTTTAAAGCCATCCAACAACAATGCATATCACTAATCATATGATTAGTAGCACCAGTATCTACTATCTATTAATGACTAGGGCTAGGCAGACAAAGGAAATGATATACCTGCCATATGAGCAATGGCATCTGTGATGGTACTCATATTCAGCATGCGCAAGATCTGGTTATACTAGTCCTGAGTGAACACTGATGGAATAGATAAGACATTAAAATTTCTAGTAGCATTAACATCAACCTGTGCCAAGTTCCCTATTACACCTCTCTTTTTCCCTTCAGCTTGTAGAAATTCTCCTTAAGGTGCCCTTTCATGTTACAATAATCACATTTCATCGGCTTGAAGCAATTAT
Protein-coding sequences here:
- the LOC142178955 gene encoding uncharacterized protein LOC142178955, with translation MEMLKQIQVNITLIDASRDIPGYAKMKKDLMSRKFDFQDLATVTLTKTYSAIVTRPIVDKLSDPGSFTILCTIGSYAFAKLADRMVKRASGILDDVLVQVGKFVFPADFVILDCQKYMRQPSEFANCSLIEAVDVIMEEKDEALNAKDPLVACLMNLEEVDSEDLAEWVLSFEGQGYSKRELEFDPLHLEERKTRPAKPSIEEPPQLELKSLPSHLRYAFLGPSSTLPIIILSGLLDVQVEQLLQVLKECKTAIGWTIAHIKGASPTFCMHKILLQYGHKPSREHQRRMNANMKEVVKKEVIRCRNHLPHL